The sequence below is a genomic window from Sphingomonas crusticola.
AAATCATGCGCCACGCCGCCGGTCAGCTGGCCCAGCGTCTCCAGCTTCTGTGCTTCGTGCAACTGCTCGACCGCCTGTTCGCGCTCGCGCGTCCGCTCCTCGACGCGCCGTTCAAGATCGGCGGCAAGCGAATGTAATTCCTCAAGTCGTGCCCGCGCATCATATTGCCGCTGGCGGCCGCGCCGCGCTGCTTGCGCCAGGCTGATCAACGTCGTGGGGTGAAACGGACGCTCCAGGAACGTGACGTTGCCGAGCATATCCAGATAGCGGCCGGCCGCCGGATTACGTTCGAGCCCGCCGCCACGCACCGTCAGCAGAATGAAAGGAAAATCCGACCATTCGGGTTGTGTCTGGATCCACTGCGACAAAGCGTTGAGATCAGCGTCCCTCAACGCTTCTTCGGTAATCACGCCAAAGCCGGCACCGGCCTTCAGTTCGTCGAGCAGCATGGTGACCGAGCTGCAGACGATGCTGGCAAATCCCTTCTCCGCCAGCATCGCCGCAGCGATGCCCGCGTCGCGTCCCTGCGGTGCCAGGATCAAAGCGCGTTCGGAAAGATGCGGGATCAATCCTCATCCGCCTCGAGTAAACGCGTGCCGGTTTCGACGAGCGTCGGCACGCCGCGCAAAACGCCCTGAAACCCAATGAGAGGCTCGCCCAACGTCACGCCGTGATTGTCGATGCGATATTCGCGGATCGTGTCCTCATGGGCCCCAGTGCGCTTCTTGATGACCGATATGGCGCGGCGCACCCGTCCTTGTGCTTCGAAATAGCGGAGCAGGATGACCGTATCGGCCAGATAGGTAACGTCGACGGGGGCTCGCATGTCCCCGACCAGCCCGTGCTGAGCTACGGTCAGGAAGGTCGAAACCCCCTGTCGGTTCAGATATTGCAACAGCTCGTGCATATGCAGCACCAGCGCCTGCTCGGCGGGCATGGCTGCCTGATAGCCATTGAGGCTGTCGATCACGAGCGTGCGCGCTTCATATACTTCCACGCAGCGGCGCACGCGCTCCGAAAACTCGCCGGGACTGAGCTCGGCCGCATCGACCTGCTCGATGACCAGCTTATCGGCGTCGACGAGCGCTTGAAGGTCGACACCCATGCTCTTCGCGCGAGCGAACAATACCCCCAGTTCTTCGTCGAAGACGAACATCGCCGCGCGCTCCCCGCGGGCGATCGCGGCGGATATGAACGTCAATGTCAGCAGCGATTTGCCAGTCCCCGCCGGTCCAAGGATCAGCACGCTCGATCCGCGTTCGATCCCCCCGCCGAGCAATGCATCGAGCTGGGGTAAATGGCTGCCAAGCGGCTCACGGGAGAAATCGGTCTTGTGCTCGGCCGATACCAATCTTGGGAAAACCCGCACCCCGCCAGTGTCGATTACGAAATCGTGGTAACCACCGCGATATTTCTGTCCGCGATATTTAACGACGCGCATGCGCCGCCGCTCGGCGCCGTAATCCGGGGAAAGCTCCTCAAGACGAAAGACGCCGTGGGCGATGCTGTGCATTGTCCGGTCCGTCGCCTCGGCGGTCATGTCGTCAAGCATGAGCACGGTGGCATCGTGGCGTGAGAAATAATGCTTAAGGGCGAGGATCTGCCGTCGATAGCGGAGCGAGCTCTGCGCCAGCAGGCGGATTTCGGAAAGGCTGTCGATTACCACCCGCTGCGGCTTCAGCGCCTCGAACCGCTCGAAGATGCGCTTGGTAGTTTCGCCCAGTTCCAAGTCCGAGGAGTAGAGCAGGCTTTGCTGCTGGTCCTCGTCGAGCAGGCTTTCGGGAGGGATCAGTTCGAAAATCTCAACGCCATCGAGCGGCCAGCCGTGCGAGGCGGCGCCGGCGCGAAACTCAACCTCGGTTTCGGACAGCGTGATATAGAGCGTACGTTCGCCGGCTGCGGCGCCCGAAATCAGCCACTGCGTCGCGATCGTCGTCTTACCGGTGCCAGGCGAACCTTCCAGCAGGAATAGCCGCGCACGCGCCAATCCGCGAGTGATATCGTCCAGCCCTGCAATGCCAAAGAGCGCCTGGTTGGGTGCCTCAGTCAACCGATACTCCTAAAAAAATCGCTTGGTGAACGCGCGCTCTCGCGAGAGGTTCATACCGATAGGGAAACAGGCCATTTCGAGCAATTGACGTCGATCAACTCATGACTGCCCGGCCGCACTATCACGTGCGTTTAATTTGTCGCTTTTGCCTATACAGGGAAGAAACGGCTCCCCTTAGCGTGCCAATCAAGCGGCCGCTTTTTCCCGCTCGCGCATTTCCTGGTTGAGCATTTCGGCGAGCAGGAACGCCAATTCGATACTTTGGCTCGCATTGAGGCGCGGGTCGCAATGCGTGTGGTAGCGATCCGCCAAGCCTTGTTCGGTTACCGCGATCGCACCGCCCGTGCATTCGGTGACATTCTGGCCGGTCA
It includes:
- a CDS encoding ATPase domain-containing protein, whose protein sequence is MAGLDDITRGLARARLFLLEGSPGTGKTTIATQWLISGAAAGERTLYITLSETEVEFRAGAASHGWPLDGVEIFELIPPESLLDEDQQQSLLYSSDLELGETTKRIFERFEALKPQRVVIDSLSEIRLLAQSSLRYRRQILALKHYFSRHDATVLMLDDMTAEATDRTMHSIAHGVFRLEELSPDYGAERRRMRVVKYRGQKYRGGYHDFVIDTGGVRVFPRLVSAEHKTDFSREPLGSHLPQLDALLGGGIERGSSVLILGPAGTGKSLLTLTFISAAIARGERAAMFVFDEELGVLFARAKSMGVDLQALVDADKLVIEQVDAAELSPGEFSERVRRCVEVYEARTLVIDSLNGYQAAMPAEQALVLHMHELLQYLNRQGVSTFLTVAQHGLVGDMRAPVDVTYLADTVILLRYFEAQGRVRRAISVIKKRTGAHEDTIREYRIDNHGVTLGEPLIGFQGVLRGVPTLVETGTRLLEADED